One part of the Arabidopsis thaliana chromosome 1 sequence genome encodes these proteins:
- a CDS encoding Plant invertase/pectin methylesterase inhibitor superfamily protein (Plant invertase/pectin methylesterase inhibitor superfamily protein; FUNCTIONS IN: enzyme inhibitor activity, pectinesterase activity; INVOLVED IN: biological_process unknown; LOCATED IN: endomembrane system; EXPRESSED IN: embryo, sepal; EXPRESSED DURING: 4 anthesis, C globular stage; CONTAINS InterPro DOMAIN/s: Pectinesterase inhibitor (InterPro:IPR006501); BEST Arabidopsis thaliana protein match is: Plant invertase/pectin methylesterase inhibitor superfamily protein (TAIR:AT4G00872.1); Has 41 Blast hits to 41 proteins in 7 species: Archae - 0; Bacteria - 0; Metazoa - 0; Fungi - 0; Plants - 41; Viruses - 0; Other Eukaryotes - 0 (source: NCBI BLink).): MTIMIKFLLLALLVISPICAEKDLMKEECHNAQVPTICMQCLESDPTSVHADRVGIAEIIIHCLDSRLDIITNNITNILSLGGGTKEVRKILEDCRNDTSTVAPKLLSEAKTGLKTGDYDKAAKSIEYASIPHSCGLKQPSVEFEFLQLFSQISIYTQLSDAAMRIIDRF; the protein is encoded by the exons ATGACGATAATGATCAAGTTTCTCCTGTTAGCTCTGCTCGTGATCTCTCCGATTTGCGCCGAGAAGGACCTGATGAAAGAGGAATGCCATAATGCACAAGTTCCGACCATTTGCATGCAATGTCTTGAATCCGACCCAACCTCCGTTCATGCAGACCGTGTTGGCATCGCCGAGATCATCATACACTGTCTCGACTCTCGTCTCGATATCATCACCAA TAAcattacaaatatattgtCACTGGGAGGAGGAACGAAAGAAGTGAGAAAAATCTTGGAGGATTGCAGAAATGACACGTCGACGGTGGCACCTAAACTACTGTCGGAAGCCAAAACAGGTCTGAAAACCGGTGATTACGACAAAGCCGCCAAATCGATAGAGTATGCTAGCATTCCTCATAGCTGTGGATTAAAGCAACCAAGTGTCGAGTTTGAGTTTCTTCAACTGTTTAGTCAAATCAGTATCTATACTCAACTCTCTGATGCTGCCATGAGAATCATTGATCGCTTCTAA
- a CDS encoding Tetratricopeptide repeat (TPR)-like superfamily protein, protein MPKLIIVKSYRIEEEDSYNYNPIQVLIYAFTRHYCSLFFFFLFSGSLLLPLFFLQLFRFSRLLKSTVSSSPGAFMASAVTASGKVEKGHQLYRDGKYKEALLFYTEALTAAKAKPQKIALHSNRAACYLKLHDFIKAAEECTCVLELDQKHSGALMLRAQTLVTLKEYQSALFDVTRLMELNPDSEVYQNLEARLRTQLSLAPIPESEAELEEESDVEQDAEDKESREVELGVNERRDKRFESVVSLRRDLETTGEDAINKGEVVAPKTPEVREQNSKEVPMSGKQSNAWQAIPKPKGHSTLDYARWNTVEDDSSEEEDDEDSDDSDESPPQYRFRVKTVGVRPVK, encoded by the exons ATGCCTAAATTAATTATCGTAAAATCATAtagaatcgaagaagaagattcatataattataatccaATCCAGGTCTTAATTTACGCTTTCACTCGCCATTATTgttccctcttcttcttcttcttattctctgGATCTCTCCTTCTCCCTCTCTTCTTTCTACAGTTATTTCGCTTTAGCAGATTACTTAAATCCacggtttcttcttctccgggaGCATTTATGGCGTCAGCGGTGACGGCGTCAGGCAAGGTGGAGAAAGGACATCAGCTATATAGAGACGGCAAGTATAAGGAGGCGCTTCTCTTCTATACGGAGGCTCTTACTGCTGCTAAAGCTAAACCACAGAAGATCGCTCTTCACAGCAACCGCGCCGCTTGTTACTTGAAATTGCACGATTTCattaag GCAGCAGAAGAATGCACTTGTGTTCTTGAGCTTGATCAGAAACATAGCGGAGCGTTGATGCTGAGGGCTCAGACTTTAGTCACTCTTAAAGAATACCAATCTGCTCTTTTTGATGTCACCAGGCTTATGGAGTTGAACCCTGATTCTGAGGTTTATCAGAACCTCGAAGCTCGCTTGAGGACGCagttg TCCCTTGCTCCAATTCCTGAGTCTGAAGCAGAAttggaagaagagagtgacGTTGAACAAGACGCTGAAGATAAAGAAAGTAGAGAAGTTGAGCTTGGTGTCAATGAGAGAAGAGATAAGAGGTTTGAGTCGGTAGTTTCCCTTAGAAGAGATCTAGAGACTACAGGAGAAGATGCGATAAACAAGGGGGAAGTTGTTGCACCTAAAACACCAGAGGTTAGAGAACAGAACAGCAAGGAAGTGCCAATGTCTGGAAAGCAATCTAATGCATGGCAAGCCATACCTAAGCCTAAGGGTCATTCAACACTCGATTACGCCCGTTGGAATACAGTTGAAGATGATtccagtgaagaagaagacgatgaagacaGCGATGACAGTGATGAGTCGCCACCTCAGTACAGATTCCGTGTTAAGACAGTCGGGGTGCGTCCTGTGAAGTGA
- a CDS encoding Cyclophilin (Cyclophilin; BEST Arabidopsis thaliana protein match is: cyclophilin 59 (TAIR:AT1G53720.1); Has 35 Blast hits to 35 proteins in 11 species: Archae - 0; Bacteria - 0; Metazoa - 2; Fungi - 0; Plants - 33; Viruses - 0; Other Eukaryotes - 0 (source: NCBI BLink).): MLGGLTYYMDRIKYYNGCLFHTVQKDFTAQTGDHRSWWGFNVQVRYFCTAMIWYLRVMYLKSPRGFIVMSHDRDERGVREKIRRTSPRGRRNTERKERDNREDEYTMWRVDEIEMMIVGVIEIIKERQERHTVEMGEKQGMGEGIDKGMGLFI; this comes from the exons ATGCTCGG GGGTTTAACTTACTATATGGATAGGATCAAGTACTACAATGGGTGTCTCTTCCACACAGTGCAAAAAGATTTCACAGCACAGACCGGTGATCACAGGAGCTGGTGGGGATTCAATGTACAAGTAAgat ATTTTTGTACGGCTATGATATGGTATTTGAGGGTGATGTACCTGAAATCCCCAAGAGGGTTCATAGTCATGAGTCATGACAGGGATGAGAGGGGTGTTAGGGAGAAGATTCGTCGGACAAGTCCTCGTG GGAGAAGAAAcacagagagaaaagaaagagacaataGGGAAGATGAATACACCATGTGGAGAGTTGACGAGATAGAGATGATGATCGTCGGAGTCATAGAGATTATAAAGGAACGGCAAGAGAGACACACAGTGGAAATGGGAGAGAAGCAAGGGATGGGAGAAGGAATAGATAAAGGCATGGGCCTATTCATATGA
- a CDS encoding Tetratricopeptide repeat (TPR)-like superfamily protein (Tetratricopeptide repeat (TPR)-like superfamily protein; FUNCTIONS IN: binding; INVOLVED IN: biological_process unknown; LOCATED IN: cellular_component unknown; EXPRESSED IN: 21 plant structures; EXPRESSED DURING: 13 growth stages; CONTAINS InterPro DOMAIN/s: Tetratricopeptide TPR-1 (InterPro:IPR001440), Tetratricopeptide-like helical (InterPro:IPR011990), Tetratricopeptide repeat-containing (InterPro:IPR013026), Tetratricopeptide repeat (InterPro:IPR019734); BEST Arabidopsis thaliana protein match is: Tetratricopeptide repeat (TPR)-like superfamily protein (TAIR:AT4G30480.2); Has 5535 Blast hits to 5000 proteins in 436 species: Archae - 33; Bacteria - 410; Metazoa - 2580; Fungi - 616; Plants - 880; Viruses - 6; Other Eukaryotes - 1010 (source: NCBI BLink).), giving the protein MASAVTASGKVEKGHQLYRDGKYKEALLFYTEALTAAKAKPQKIALHSNRAACYLKLHDFIKAAEECTCVLELDQKHSGALMLRAQTLVTLKEYQSALFDVTRLMELNPDSEVYQNLEARLRTQLSLAPIPESEAELEEESDVEQDAEDKESREVELGVNERRDKRFESVVSLRRDLETTGEDAINKGEVVAPKTPEVREQNSKEVPMSGKQSNAWQAIPKPKGHSTLDYARWNTVEDDSSEEEDDEDSDDSDESPPQYRFRVKTVGVRPVK; this is encoded by the exons ATGGCGTCAGCGGTGACGGCGTCAGGCAAGGTGGAGAAAGGACATCAGCTATATAGAGACGGCAAGTATAAGGAGGCGCTTCTCTTCTATACGGAGGCTCTTACTGCTGCTAAAGCTAAACCACAGAAGATCGCTCTTCACAGCAACCGCGCCGCTTGTTACTTGAAATTGCACGATTTCattaag GCAGCAGAAGAATGCACTTGTGTTCTTGAGCTTGATCAGAAACATAGCGGAGCGTTGATGCTGAGGGCTCAGACTTTAGTCACTCTTAAAGAATACCAATCTGCTCTTTTTGATGTCACCAGGCTTATGGAGTTGAACCCTGATTCTGAGGTTTATCAGAACCTCGAAGCTCGCTTGAGGACGCagttg TCCCTTGCTCCAATTCCTGAGTCTGAAGCAGAAttggaagaagagagtgacGTTGAACAAGACGCTGAAGATAAAGAAAGTAGAGAAGTTGAGCTTGGTGTCAATGAGAGAAGAGATAAGAGGTTTGAGTCGGTAGTTTCCCTTAGAAGAGATCTAGAGACTACAGGAGAAGATGCGATAAACAAGGGGGAAGTTGTTGCACCTAAAACACCAGAGGTTAGAGAACAGAACAGCAAGGAAGTGCCAATGTCTGGAAAGCAATCTAATGCATGGCAAGCCATACCTAAGCCTAAGGGTCATTCAACACTCGATTACGCCCGTTGGAATACAGTTGAAGATGATtccagtgaagaagaagacgatgaagacaGCGATGACAGTGATGAGTCGCCACCTCAGTACAGATTCCGTGTTAAGACAGTCGGGGTGCGTCCTGTGAAGTGA
- the NOP56 gene encoding NOP56-like pre RNA processing ribonucleoprotein (homolog of nucleolar protein NOP56 (NOP56); LOCATED IN: nucleolus, cell wall; EXPRESSED IN: 22 plant structures; EXPRESSED DURING: 13 growth stages; CONTAINS InterPro DOMAIN/s: Pre-mRNA processing ribonucleoprotein, snoRNA-binding domain (InterPro:IPR002687), NOP5, N-terminal (InterPro:IPR012974), NOSIC (InterPro:IPR012976); BEST Arabidopsis thaliana protein match is: NOP56-like pre RNA processing ribonucleoprotein (TAIR:AT3G12860.1); Has 24182 Blast hits to 12540 proteins in 912 species: Archae - 265; Bacteria - 1523; Metazoa - 8592; Fungi - 2628; Plants - 1300; Viruses - 179; Other Eukaryotes - 9695 (source: NCBI BLink).), with protein MAMYVIYESSSGYGLFEVHGLDEIGQNTEAVRTSVSDLSRFGRVVQLTAFHPFESALDALNQVNAVSEGVMTDELRSFLELNLPKVKEGKKPKFSLGLAEPKLGSHIFEATKIPCQSNEFVLELLRGVRQHFDRFIKDLKPGDLEKSQLGLAHSYSRAKVKFNVNRVDNMVIQAIFMLDTLDKDINSFAMRVREWYSWHFPELVKIVNDNYLYARVSKMIDDKSKLTEDHIPMLTEVLGDEDKAKEVIEAGKASMGSDLSPLDLINVQTFAQKVMDLADYRKKLYDYLVTKMSDIAPNLAALIGEMVGARLISHAGSLTNLAKCPSSTLQILGAEKALFRALKTRGNTPKYGLIFHSSFIGRASAKNKGRIARYLANKCSIASRIDCFADGATTAFGEKLREQVEERLEFYDKGVAPRKNVDVMKEVIENLKQEEEGKEPVDASVKKSKKKKAKGEEEEEVVAMEEDKSEKKKKKEKRKMETAEENEKSEKKKTKKSKAGGEEETDDGHSTKKKKKKSKSAE; from the exons ATGGCGATGTATGTTATCTACGAGTCTTCTTCCGGCTATGGTCTCTTCGAGGTTCACGGACTAGATGAGATCGGACAGAACACTGAGGCGGTTCGGACTTCTGTCTCCGACCTCAGTCGCTTTGGCCGTGTTGTTCAGCTCACAGCGTTTCATCCCTTTGAGTCTGCTCTCGATGCTCTCAACCAAGTCAACGCCGTCTCTGAAG GTGTTATGACTGATGAGCTTAGAAGTTTTCTGGAGTTGAATCTTCCTAAGGTCAAGGAGGGAAAGAAACCCAAGTTCAGTTTAGGATTGGCTGAGCCTAAACTCGGTTCACATATATTTGAAGCTACTAAAATCCCATGCCAGAGCAATGAGTTTGTTCTTGAGCTTCTCAGAGGTGTTCGCCAGCATTTTGATAGGTTTATCAAGGACTTAAAG CCTGGTGATCTTGAAAAATCTCAGCTTGGATTAGCTCACAGCTACAGCAGAGCCAAGGTGAAGTTCAATGTTAACCGAGTGGATAACATGGTTATTCAAGCTATCTTCATGCTTGACACGCTTGATAAGGATATCAATTCCTTTGCCATGAGAGTCAG GGAATGGTATTCGTGGCACTTCCCCGAACTAGTGAAGATAGTCAATGACAACTATCTTTACGCCCGTGTTTCAAAGATGATTGATGACAAGTCAAAGTTGACTGAAGATCACATCCCCATGCTTACTGAAGTCTTAGGGGATGAAGATAAGGCAAAGGAGGTCATCGAAGCTGGAAAAGCATCCATGG GCTCGGATTTATCACCGCTTGACTTAATCAACGTACAGACCTTTGCTCAGAAAGTTATGGACCTTGCTGACTACAGGAAGAAGCTCTATGATTATCTTGTCACTAAGATGAGCGACATTGCCCCTAATTTGGCTGCTTTGATTGGAGAAATGGTCGGTGCCCGTTTGATTTCACATGCTGGAAGTCTGACTAACCTTGCTAAATGCCCATCTTCCACCCTCCAGATTCTTGGAGCCGAGAAGGCTCTTTTCAG GGCACTTAAAACACGTGGAAACACTCCCAAGTATGGATTGATTTTCCATTCTTCCTTCATTGGCCGAGCATCTGCTAAGAACAAGGGCCGTATCGCTCGTTATCTTGCAAACAAGTGCTCTATAGCATCCCGGATTGATTGTTTTGCTG ATGGTGCAACTACTGCTTTTGGTGAGAAGCTTCGCGAACAAGTTGAGGAAAGGCTAGAATTTTATGACAAAGGTGTTGCCCCACGCAAGAACGTGGATGTAATGAAGGAGGTGATAGAGAATCTAAAGCAAG AAGAGGAAGGGAAGGAGCCAGTTGATGCCTCGGtgaagaaaagcaagaagaagaaggcaaagggtgaagaagaagaagaggtggtGGCAATGGAGGAGGACAAgtcagagaaaaagaagaagaaagagaagaggaagatggagACTGCAGAGGAGAACGAGaaatcagagaagaagaagacaaagaagagtAAAGCTGGAGGAGAAGAGGAGACTGATGATGGTCACAgcaccaagaagaagaagaagaagtctaaGAGCGCTGAATAG
- a CDS encoding Plant invertase/pectin methylesterase inhibitor superfamily protein (Plant invertase/pectin methylesterase inhibitor superfamily protein; INVOLVED IN: biological_process unknown; EXPRESSED IN: embryo, sepal; EXPRESSED DURING: 4 anthesis, C globular stage; BEST Arabidopsis thaliana protein match is: Plant invertase/pectin methylesterase inhibitor superfamily protein (TAIR:AT4G00872.1); Has 6 Blast hits to 6 proteins in 2 species: Archae - 0; Bacteria - 0; Metazoa - 0; Fungi - 0; Plants - 6; Viruses - 0; Other Eukaryotes - 0 (source: NCBI BLink).), which yields MHKFRPFACNVLNPTQPPFMQTVLASPRSSYTVSTLVSISSPSNNITNILSLGGGTKEVRKILEDCRNDTSTVAPKLLSEAKTGLKTGDYDKAAKSIEYASIPHSCGLKQPSVEFEFLQLFSQISIYTQLSDAAMRIIDRF from the exons ATGCACAAGTTCCGACCATTTGCATGCAATGTCTTGAATCCGACCCAACCTCCGTTCATGCAGACCGTGTTGGCATCGCCGAGATCATCATACACTGTCTCGACTCTCGTCTCGATATCATCACCAAGCAA TAAcattacaaatatattgtCACTGGGAGGAGGAACGAAAGAAGTGAGAAAAATCTTGGAGGATTGCAGAAATGACACGTCGACGGTGGCACCTAAACTACTGTCGGAAGCCAAAACAGGTCTGAAAACCGGTGATTACGACAAAGCCGCCAAATCGATAGAGTATGCTAGCATTCCTCATAGCTGTGGATTAAAGCAACCAAGTGTCGAGTTTGAGTTTCTTCAACTGTTTAGTCAAATCAGTATCTATACTCAACTCTCTGATGCTGCCATGAGAATCATTGATCGCTTCTAA
- a CDS encoding Plant invertase/pectin methylesterase inhibitor superfamily protein (Plant invertase/pectin methylesterase inhibitor superfamily protein; FUNCTIONS IN: enzyme inhibitor activity, pectinesterase activity; INVOLVED IN: biological_process unknown; LOCATED IN: endomembrane system; EXPRESSED IN: embryo, sepal; EXPRESSED DURING: 4 anthesis, C globular stage; CONTAINS InterPro DOMAIN/s: Pectinesterase inhibitor (InterPro:IPR006501); BEST Arabidopsis thaliana protein match is: Plant invertase/pectin methylesterase inhibitor superfamily protein (TAIR:AT4G00872.1); Has 709 Blast hits to 557 proteins in 124 species: Archae - 2; Bacteria - 33; Metazoa - 218; Fungi - 65; Plants - 80; Viruses - 2; Other Eukaryotes - 309 (source: NCBI BLink).), translated as MTIMIKFLLLALLVISPICAEKDLMKEECHNAQVPTICMQCLESDPTSVHADRVGIAEIIIHCLDSRLDIITKQKGELQIGEVVEKKTRKRKSKSDNKIRKKPSVETPTEAKALKVVDNLLAELNQTTDDAEKEGIIDVVNATSEAIENETEVDLKEKDGDEEAKSEKPKKKKEQRKSRFKKMESLSSITMKSEDVNHDQLPSKQSGLETVRDVENASSSKKAIVDVTSSEA; from the exons ATGACGATAATGATCAAGTTTCTCCTGTTAGCTCTGCTCGTGATCTCTCCGATTTGCGCCGAGAAGGACCTGATGAAAGAGGAATGCCATAATGCACAAGTTCCGACCATTTGCATGCAATGTCTTGAATCCGACCCAACCTCCGTTCATGCAGACCGTGTTGGCATCGCCGAGATCATCATACACTGTCTCGACTCTCGTCTCGATATCATCACCAAGCAA AAGGGTGAGCTGCAGATTGGTGAAGTAGTTGAGAAGaaaacgagaaagagaaaatcgAAAAGTGACAACAAGATCAGAAAGAAACCCTCCGTAGAGACTCCAACAGAAGCGAAAG CTTTAAAAGTTGTAGATAATCTTCTAGCtgaattaaaccaaacaaCTGATGATGCTGAGAAAGAAGGGATCATAGATGTTGTTAATGCTACTTCTGAAGCTATTGAAAACG AAACTGAAGTCGATCTCAAGGAAAAAGATGGTGATGAGGAGGCTAAATCTGAGAAgcctaaaaagaaaaaggagcaAAGAAagtcaagattcaagaagatG GAATCTCTGTCATCGATTACAATGAAAAGTGAGGATGTTAACCATGATCAGTTACCTTCTAAGCAATCTGGGCTTGAAACGGTTCGTGATGTTGAGAACGCGAGTAGCAGCAAAAAGGCCATTGTCGATGTAACTTCATCTGAGGCATAG